One Gimesia aquarii DNA segment encodes these proteins:
- a CDS encoding choice-of-anchor Q domain-containing protein, with amino-acid sequence MFQFNWLTSLSNRLRAGSTRRIKSQRKHSRLRSFREATAFVSRTAAERLEDRTLLTVFTVVNTNDSGTGSLREAIELANVNVGADTISFDAALAGQTIILDSELLISDDLTINGLGADQLTLDASGDNRIFNINDGDAETTINVDISGLTMTNGYAENGGAILNHENLSVFSSTISKNKALKNGGGIYHAAGLLTINETTFAENLANESGGGIYNSTQDLVVSKSTFYRNVATKDGGGIYTLQGVSKYKLREQPEPQIRYRIIPRGGDISLPTYEIVEVIVLPVFLPKYDLEFNSITITDTSFTENSAMNGGGLFSNYTKGPSPWWIDVILYSSITNENSERIKSEFTIVDSAFTGNTAVDDGGGIFNLSGLLEIRNSSISNNSAVRSGGGIKNHDRLTIKESTVSDNIAGSKGGGISNYHNLYIEKSTISNNTALVGGGIEVRLGSLTFKHSTLNNNIATSNGGGIYSLDGNVSIKNSTISKNHAGGLGGGIYSSDYFISDTVIHNPSIEEHANPATTNEVGSPELNPLISTTSTLVAHPINKLEITNSTITGNSAEQSGGGIVDSRQGRYSEETTITNSIVAGNTAATFPQIEGNYIGNTNIIQDSIDGLLDPVLRDNGGPSKTHTLLAGSAAINAGDNDAANAAGLTNDQRGTGSARIIDGTVDIGAFEVQAPFTQIDLRVVNSKTPTSVNGERTSLPENLTWIDEWGNYWVEIWISSPSTTDLGIFSANLNFTYNTDITTATSIEYGAAFTENQTGTINDLSGTIENLSAETSTTDVGDDQYLLFARIKFESTSNDAIDLNLQGQGLNSQSPDFLVKNSEIRFVGDFPSEELHGPSPTTQIWANPFDINDDDKINFRDLILFVSTYNSITSESSSNFSWLTDLDNNNRVNFKDLFLFARNYGKSKLDQSAIVYPQFFHEYWIDLLNENTQTGPLLIPVTVITVDKTIDSPNEHLDPQVVDLEGDTISPVVLGTIRIDINSSNQNSFVESTIDEQSIFDRSSQLSLIELSDPDQDDSQLNFWSAIDYELRHEDEGVVENPLSPKVRRHLSGKLNIDLEDNSLPEEPDSFFLTIQDQTNLVPF; translated from the coding sequence ATGTTTCAATTCAACTGGCTTACTTCTTTGTCAAACAGGCTACGCGCTGGCTCTACCAGACGCATTAAATCACAGCGAAAACATTCTCGGCTGCGAAGCTTCCGAGAAGCAACCGCTTTCGTTTCCCGAACTGCTGCAGAAAGGTTAGAAGACCGTACCCTATTAACGGTATTCACGGTTGTGAATACCAACGACTCCGGTACCGGCAGTCTTAGAGAAGCAATCGAGTTGGCAAACGTGAATGTCGGCGCGGACACTATTTCGTTCGACGCCGCGCTTGCTGGTCAGACAATTATTCTTGATAGTGAGCTGCTGATTTCCGATGACCTGACGATTAATGGTCTTGGCGCAGATCAACTCACTCTTGATGCTAGTGGCGATAACCGCATCTTCAATATCAATGATGGAGACGCGGAGACAACCATCAATGTTGATATCAGTGGTCTCACAATGACAAACGGCTATGCCGAGAATGGTGGTGCGATCCTCAACCATGAAAACCTTTCGGTTTTTAGCAGCACAATCTCAAAAAATAAGGCCCTTAAAAACGGTGGAGGGATCTATCATGCAGCTGGCTTGTTGACGATTAACGAAACTACATTCGCTGAAAACCTAGCAAATGAAAGTGGCGGTGGAATTTATAATTCCACTCAGGATTTAGTTGTTTCGAAGAGTACCTTCTACCGAAACGTTGCTACAAAAGACGGAGGTGGCATCTATACTCTGCAAGGAGTCTCCAAGTATAAACTCCGCGAACAACCTGAACCACAAATTAGGTACCGGATTATACCACGCGGTGGAGACATATCTTTACCAACATATGAAATAGTAGAAGTAATAGTCTTACCTGTATTTCTTCCAAAGTATGACTTAGAATTTAACTCGATCACAATCACAGACACCAGCTTCACTGAGAATTCTGCGATGAATGGAGGGGGTTTATTCAGTAATTATACAAAAGGCCCCAGTCCATGGTGGATTGACGTTATCTTGTATTCATCAATTACAAATGAGAATTCCGAGAGAATAAAATCGGAATTCACAATTGTCGATAGTGCTTTTACTGGTAATACTGCAGTAGATGATGGAGGTGGAATTTTTAATTTAAGTGGTTTGCTGGAAATAAGAAACAGTTCCATTTCGAATAACTCAGCAGTTCGTTCAGGTGGAGGAATCAAAAATCATGACCGCCTCACAATTAAGGAGAGCACCGTTTCAGATAATATTGCAGGCTCTAAAGGTGGTGGAATTTCCAATTACCACAATCTTTATATTGAGAAGAGTACTATCTCAAACAATACAGCTTTGGTGGGAGGAGGCATTGAGGTCCGTTTAGGCAGTTTAACGTTTAAGCATAGCACGCTGAATAACAATATTGCGACATCTAATGGTGGCGGAATTTATAGCCTTGATGGTAATGTCTCTATCAAGAATAGTACAATCTCAAAGAATCATGCTGGTGGTTTGGGAGGTGGCATATACAGCTCCGATTATTTTATTAGCGATACAGTAATTCATAATCCTTCTATCGAAGAACATGCCAACCCAGCAACCACAAATGAGGTTGGCTCGCCTGAACTTAATCCTCTTATATCTACAACTTCCACTTTAGTAGCACATCCCATAAATAAATTGGAAATCACGAACAGTACCATTACAGGAAATTCAGCAGAACAGTCAGGGGGGGGCATCGTTGATTCTCGGCAAGGGAGATACTCCGAAGAAACTACTATCACCAACAGTATCGTGGCGGGAAATACTGCAGCGACATTCCCTCAAATCGAAGGTAATTATATAGGCAACACCAATATAATTCAGGACAGTATTGATGGATTACTCGACCCCGTTCTCAGAGACAACGGTGGTCCCAGTAAGACCCATACATTACTGGCTGGTAGCGCGGCCATCAATGCTGGTGATAATGACGCTGCTAATGCTGCTGGTTTAACCAATGATCAACGCGGAACTGGCTCTGCCCGAATTATTGATGGCACAGTCGATATCGGTGCGTTTGAAGTTCAGGCTCCATTCACACAAATTGATTTGCGGGTCGTCAATTCTAAAACTCCGACCTCAGTCAATGGTGAGAGAACTTCACTCCCCGAAAACCTGACGTGGATTGATGAGTGGGGCAATTACTGGGTCGAAATTTGGATCAGCTCGCCATCAACGACGGATCTTGGAATTTTCTCAGCGAATCTCAATTTCACTTATAATACCGATATTACAACCGCTACCTCTATCGAATATGGTGCTGCCTTCACAGAGAATCAGACAGGCACCATTAATGATCTGAGTGGAACCATTGAAAATTTGTCTGCAGAGACCAGCACGACCGATGTGGGTGATGATCAGTATTTGCTCTTTGCTCGCATTAAATTTGAATCTACCTCAAACGATGCGATTGACTTGAATCTACAAGGACAGGGCCTAAATTCGCAAAGCCCTGACTTTTTGGTGAAAAACTCAGAAATCCGTTTTGTGGGAGATTTTCCCAGTGAAGAGCTACACGGTCCCTCACCCACCACACAAATCTGGGCCAATCCCTTTGATATAAACGATGACGACAAGATCAACTTTCGCGATCTAATACTTTTTGTCAGTACCTACAATTCTATCACCAGCGAGTCGAGTTCAAACTTTTCCTGGCTAACGGATCTGGACAATAATAATCGTGTCAACTTCAAAGATTTATTTTTGTTTGCCAGAAACTATGGCAAGAGCAAACTCGATCAATCAGCCATAGTTTATCCACAATTTTTTCACGAATATTGGATCGATTTATTAAACGAAAATACTCAGACTGGGCCGTTACTAATTCCTGTCACAGTAATCACCGTAGATAAAACGATAGACAGTCCAAATGAACATCTCGATCCGCAGGTCGTCGATTTAGAAGGCGATACCATAAGTCCTGTCGTTCTCGGTACCATTCGTATCGACATCAACTCTAGCAATCAAAACTCGTTTGTGGAGTCCACGATAGACGAGCAAAGTATTTTTGATCGATCAAGTCAGTTATCACTCATTGAATTATCTGATCCCGATCAAGATGACAGTCAGTTGAACTTCTGGTCTGCTATTGATTACGAACTCCGCCATGAAGACGAAGGAGTGGTGGAAAATCCCCTGTCTCCAAAAGTTCGCAGGCATCTCTCCGGGAAATTAAACATCGACCTGGAAGACAACTCCCTACCCGAAGAACCAGACTCCTTCTTTCTGACTATCCAGGATCAAACAAATTTAGTGCCCTTTTAA
- a CDS encoding leucine-rich repeat domain-containing protein, whose protein sequence is MKRNVLLMMLVIFNTSWVRANEVSKQKQALQYFQAIKFFWNEKDGTLSNGNKGTRGHEKIFTDESLKHVKSLPNLRHLHLNHTSITDAGLVELEGLNQLESIHLWGTRISDAGLVHLAGLEKLQKLDLSWTQVKGPGLAHLGDLNRLQELQLIGITITDEALRHLVPLK, encoded by the coding sequence GTGAAGAGAAACGTCCTTTTGATGATGCTGGTGATCTTCAACACTTCGTGGGTGCGCGCAAACGAAGTGAGTAAACAAAAACAGGCCCTTCAGTATTTTCAGGCGATCAAGTTTTTCTGGAATGAGAAAGATGGAACCCTTTCCAATGGGAATAAAGGTACTCGGGGACACGAGAAAATATTCACAGATGAAAGCCTGAAGCATGTCAAATCGCTACCGAATCTACGTCACCTTCATCTGAACCATACCAGTATCACAGACGCCGGATTGGTCGAGTTAGAAGGACTCAATCAACTTGAATCGATACATTTGTGGGGAACGCGAATCAGCGACGCGGGTCTTGTGCATCTTGCGGGTTTAGAAAAACTTCAAAAGCTCGACCTTAGTTGGACGCAAGTCAAGGGGCCGGGACTTGCTCATTTAGGGGATCTCAATCGCCTTCAAGAATTGCAGTTGATAGGTATCACTATTACCGACGAAGCTCTGAGGCACTTAGTGCCTTTGAAATAA